Proteins encoded by one window of Streptomyces sp. NBC_01571:
- the pgi gene encoding glucose-6-phosphate isomerase, producing MNADTRTRLDRTPEWTALGEHREELAETHLRDLFAADPGRGSGYTLQVGDLHVDYSKHLVTDETLRLLRELAVATDVFGLRDAMFRGEKINVTEGRAVLHTALRAPRDAVIEVDGENVVPGVHAVLDKMAAFAERVRSGEWTGHTGRRIRNVVNIGIGGSDLGPAMAYDALRSFTDRGLVVRFVSNVDGADLHEAVRDLDPAETLFIIASKTFTTIETITNATSARSWLLSGLKAGPEAVARHFVALSTNAGKVADFGIDTDNMFEFWDWVGGRYSFDSAIGLSLMIAIGPDRFREMLDGFHLVDEHFRTALAESNAPLLLGLLGIWYNNFHDAQSHAVLPYSHYLSRFTAYLQQLDMESNGKSVDRQGEPVDWQTGPVVWGTPGTNGQHAYYQLIHQGTKLIPADFIGFANPVDELETGLAAQHDLLMANFFAQTQALAFGKTPDEVRAEGVPEDLVAHKTFKGNHPTTTILARELTPSVLGQLIALYEHKVFVQGAVWNIDSFDQWGVELGKVLAKRIEPALTDGTEVPGLDPSTTALVGKYRELRSR from the coding sequence ATGAACGCAGACACCCGTACCAGGCTCGACCGGACGCCCGAGTGGACCGCTCTGGGGGAGCACCGCGAGGAGCTCGCGGAGACCCATCTGCGGGACCTGTTCGCAGCCGACCCCGGGCGCGGGTCCGGGTACACCCTCCAGGTCGGCGACCTGCACGTCGACTACTCCAAGCACCTCGTCACCGACGAGACACTGCGGCTGCTGCGTGAGCTGGCGGTGGCCACGGATGTGTTCGGGCTGCGGGATGCGATGTTCCGTGGTGAGAAGATCAATGTGACCGAGGGGCGTGCGGTTCTGCACACCGCGTTGCGGGCGCCGCGGGACGCGGTGATCGAGGTGGACGGGGAGAACGTGGTCCCGGGGGTCCACGCGGTCCTCGACAAGATGGCGGCCTTCGCCGAGCGGGTGCGTTCGGGTGAGTGGACCGGGCACACGGGCAGGCGTATCAGGAACGTCGTGAACATCGGGATCGGCGGTTCCGACCTGGGTCCCGCGATGGCCTACGACGCGTTGCGGTCCTTCACCGACCGTGGTCTGGTGGTGCGGTTCGTGTCGAACGTGGACGGTGCCGACCTGCACGAGGCGGTGCGTGACCTCGACCCGGCCGAGACACTCTTCATCATCGCGTCGAAGACGTTCACCACCATCGAGACGATCACCAACGCCACCTCGGCGCGGTCCTGGCTGCTGTCCGGACTCAAAGCCGGTCCGGAGGCGGTCGCCAGGCACTTCGTGGCCTTGTCGACGAATGCCGGCAAGGTCGCCGACTTCGGCATCGACACGGACAACATGTTCGAGTTCTGGGACTGGGTCGGGGGACGCTACTCCTTCGACTCGGCCATCGGCCTGTCGTTGATGATCGCGATCGGCCCGGACCGGTTCAGGGAGATGCTCGACGGCTTCCACCTCGTCGACGAGCACTTCCGTACCGCGCTGGCCGAGTCCAACGCGCCGCTGCTGCTGGGCCTGCTGGGCATCTGGTACAACAACTTCCACGACGCGCAGTCCCACGCCGTGCTGCCCTACTCCCACTACCTCAGCAGGTTCACCGCCTACCTCCAGCAGCTGGACATGGAGTCCAACGGCAAGTCGGTGGACCGGCAGGGCGAGCCGGTGGACTGGCAGACCGGACCGGTGGTGTGGGGCACTCCCGGCACCAACGGCCAGCACGCCTACTACCAGCTCATCCACCAGGGCACCAAGCTCATCCCGGCCGACTTCATCGGCTTCGCCAACCCGGTCGACGAGCTGGAGACGGGCCTGGCCGCCCAGCACGACCTGCTGATGGCGAACTTCTTCGCCCAGACCCAGGCCCTGGCCTTCGGCAAGACACCCGACGAGGTCCGCGCCGAGGGCGTGCCCGAAGACCTGGTGGCCCACAAGACGTTCAAGGGAAACCACCCCACCACCACGATCCTCGCCCGCGAACTGACCCCCTCCGTCCTGGGCCAGCTCATCGCCCTCTACGAACACAAGGTGTTCGTCCAGGGCGCCGTCTGGAACATCGACTCCTTCGACCAGTGGGGCGTCGAACTCGGCAAGGTCCTCGCCAAACGCATCGAACCCGCACTCACCGACGGCACCGAGGTACCCGGCCTCGACCCCTCCACCACGGCGCTGGTCGGCAAGTACCGCGAGCTGCGCAGCCGTTAG
- the opcA gene encoding glucose-6-phosphate dehydrogenase assembly protein OpcA — MKIDLTDSTASKINKALVQGRRAIGTPAVGMVLTLVIVTDEENAYDALKAANEASREHPSRTLVVIRRVSRSPRDRTKSRLDAEVRVGADAGTGETVVLRLYGEVVDHADSVVLPLLLPDAPVVVWWPVNSPLDPAKDPLGALAQRRVTDTYAAEAPVRELNARADAYAPGDTDLSWTRITPWRSMLAAALDQVVCDVSAVEVEGEEFNPSCELLAMWLADRLNVPVRRSQSSGPGLTAVRMETTCGPIVLDRADGSLATLSIEGQPDRAVALKRRDTSELIAEELRRLDPDDTYASALRYGVDRLNTSSDESSDETPARTAVKVAAKAPAKAPAKKAAAKTGTSAPAKKAASK; from the coding sequence ATGAAGATAGACCTCACCGACTCCACTGCCAGCAAGATCAACAAGGCGCTCGTGCAGGGCCGCCGGGCCATCGGCACCCCCGCGGTCGGCATGGTCCTGACCCTCGTCATCGTCACCGACGAGGAGAACGCCTACGACGCCCTGAAGGCCGCCAACGAGGCCTCCCGCGAGCACCCCTCGCGCACCCTCGTGGTCATCAGGCGTGTCTCGCGCTCGCCCCGTGACCGCACGAAGTCCCGCCTCGACGCCGAGGTGCGGGTCGGCGCGGATGCGGGCACCGGCGAGACCGTCGTGCTTCGGCTGTACGGCGAGGTGGTCGACCACGCCGACTCGGTCGTCCTGCCCCTGCTGCTGCCGGACGCGCCGGTCGTCGTCTGGTGGCCGGTGAACTCGCCGCTCGACCCGGCGAAGGACCCGCTGGGCGCACTGGCCCAGCGCCGGGTCACGGACACCTACGCGGCCGAGGCGCCGGTACGGGAGCTCAACGCCCGCGCCGACGCCTACGCCCCCGGGGACACCGACCTCTCCTGGACCCGCATCACACCGTGGCGTTCGATGCTGGCCGCGGCCCTGGACCAGGTCGTCTGCGACGTGAGCGCGGTCGAGGTGGAGGGCGAGGAGTTCAACCCGAGCTGCGAGCTGCTCGCCATGTGGCTCGCGGACCGGCTGAACGTGCCGGTCAGGCGTTCGCAGTCGTCCGGCCCCGGCCTCACGGCCGTCCGGATGGAGACCACCTGCGGCCCGATCGTCCTGGACCGTGCCGACGGCTCCCTCGCCACGCTGTCCATCGAAGGCCAGCCCGACCGTGCCGTGGCGCTCAAGCGCCGCGACACGTCCGAGCTGATCGCCGAGGAACTGCGCCGGCTCGACCCGGACGACACGTACGCCTCGGCGCTGCGGTACGGGGTGGACCGGCTGAACACCTCGTCGGACGAGTCCTCGGACGAGACCCCGGCCAGGACGGCGGTCAAGGTCGCCGCCAAGGCACCGGCCAAGGCACCGGCCAAGAAGGCCGCCGCCAAGACCGGCACCTCGGCCCCGGCCAAGAAGGCGGCCTCCAAGTGA
- the secG gene encoding preprotein translocase subunit SecG, with protein sequence MVLGFSIALIVFSLLLMLLVLMHKGKGGGLSDMFGGGMQSSVGGSSVAERNLDRITVVIGLLWFACIVVLGILMKVNN encoded by the coding sequence GTGGTTTTGGGGTTCTCGATCGCCCTGATCGTCTTCAGCCTGCTGCTGATGCTGCTGGTGCTGATGCACAAGGGGAAGGGCGGCGGCCTCTCCGACATGTTCGGTGGCGGCATGCAGTCGTCCGTCGGCGGCTCCTCGGTCGCCGAGCGCAACCTCGACCGCATCACCGTGGTGATCGGTCTGCTGTGGTTCGCGTGCATTGTCGTGCTCGGCATCCTGATGAAGGTCAACAACTGA
- the pgl gene encoding 6-phosphogluconolactonase, with the protein MITPQLVVHRDKELMAQAAAARLITKVVDAQASRGYASVVLTGGRNGNGLLAALAAEPARDAIDWGRLDLWWGDERFLPAGDPERNDTQARAALLDSVPLDPARVHPMPASDGPHGADADAAAEAYAAELAKNAGPENHGSVPTFDVLMLGVGPDTHVASLFPEMPAVRETERTVVGVHGAPKPPPTRISLTLPAIRSAREVWLLAAGEDKAQAAAIALSGAGEVQAPAAGARGRSRTLWLLDAAAASQLPRSLYPPASA; encoded by the coding sequence GTGATCACTCCGCAGCTTGTCGTGCACCGCGACAAGGAGCTCATGGCCCAGGCCGCCGCGGCTCGGCTGATCACCAAGGTCGTGGACGCGCAGGCCTCGCGCGGCTACGCCTCGGTGGTCCTCACCGGCGGCCGCAACGGCAACGGACTCCTCGCGGCGCTCGCGGCCGAGCCCGCCCGGGACGCCATCGACTGGGGCCGGCTCGACCTGTGGTGGGGCGACGAGCGGTTCCTGCCCGCGGGCGACCCGGAACGCAACGACACCCAGGCCCGTGCGGCACTGCTGGACTCGGTACCGCTGGACCCGGCACGGGTGCATCCGATGCCGGCGTCCGACGGTCCGCACGGCGCGGACGCGGACGCGGCGGCCGAGGCCTACGCCGCCGAGCTCGCGAAGAACGCGGGACCGGAGAACCACGGTTCGGTCCCGACCTTCGACGTCCTGATGCTGGGCGTCGGTCCGGACACGCATGTGGCCTCGCTCTTCCCCGAGATGCCCGCGGTGCGCGAGACGGAGCGGACGGTGGTGGGTGTGCACGGCGCGCCGAAGCCCCCGCCGACCCGGATCTCGCTCACGCTGCCCGCGATCCGCTCGGCCCGCGAGGTGTGGCTGCTCGCGGCCGGCGAGGACAAGGCTCAGGCCGCGGCGATCGCCCTGTCGGGCGCGGGTGAGGTACAGGCTCCGGCGGCGGGTGCCCGCGGGCGCTCGCGGACGCTGTGGTTGCTGGACGCGGCGGCCGCTTCCCAGCTGCCGCGCTCGCTGTATCCGCCGGCTTCGGCGTGA
- a CDS encoding RNA polymerase-binding protein RbpA produces the protein MASGNAIRGSRVGAGPMGEAERGESAPRLRISFWCSNGHETQPSFASDAQVPDTWDCPRCGFPAGQDRDNPPDPPRTEPYKTHLAYVRERRSDADGEAILAEALAKLRGEI, from the coding sequence GTGGCAAGTGGCAACGCGATCCGAGGAAGCCGGGTCGGGGCGGGGCCGATGGGCGAGGCCGAGCGTGGCGAGTCCGCGCCCCGGCTGCGCATCTCCTTCTGGTGCTCCAACGGGCACGAGACGCAGCCCAGCTTCGCCAGCGACGCGCAGGTTCCCGACACCTGGGACTGCCCGCGCTGCGGCTTTCCCGCCGGACAGGACCGGGACAACCCGCCGGACCCGCCGCGCACCGAGCCGTACAAGACGCACCTGGCGTACGTACGGGAGCGGCGCAGCGACGCGGACGGCGAGGCGATCCTCGCCGAGGCGCTCGCCAAACTGCGGGGCGAGATCTAG
- a CDS encoding MFS transporter, with amino-acid sequence MVSRFGDALRTAALPLIAVRLTDDPFVIASVTACGYLPWLLFGLLGGAVADRVDQRRAMWAVDTLRGTLVACFGLAVGLGHASIGLLIALAFALTSLQTLFDNASTALLPSLVDKEALGSANARLMTGQQLAGGFLAGPFVPLLLAAGAAVPFVADAATYLLAAALVASLRIAAPERAPRPAGSTLRAEAAEGLRALWRDRVLRAVCTATLLCNIGMGALIATLVLHVTGWLHAGNAGFAAAMTAYSAGSLAGGVLLAQRVARRFGRVRGLFLGGSVQTASLLLIGTVRQLGALLLGMALLGVMGMVWNVNQVTLMQQRSPRALVGRISAAFRTASTSGAPVGALLGGAVAAAYGLNGPALFAAALFALAVASLIPALKPDVSVVEPDDGVTTAHVKP; translated from the coding sequence GTGGTGTCGCGCTTCGGGGACGCGCTGCGTACCGCCGCACTGCCGCTGATCGCCGTGCGCCTCACGGACGACCCGTTCGTCATCGCGTCCGTCACCGCCTGCGGATACCTCCCGTGGCTGCTCTTCGGGCTGCTCGGCGGCGCGGTCGCGGACCGGGTGGACCAGCGCCGGGCGATGTGGGCCGTGGACACCCTGCGGGGCACGCTCGTCGCCTGTTTCGGCCTCGCCGTCGGGCTCGGCCACGCCTCGATCGGGCTGCTGATCGCGCTCGCCTTCGCCCTGACCAGCCTCCAGACCCTCTTCGACAACGCGTCCACGGCCCTGCTGCCGTCCCTGGTCGACAAGGAGGCCCTGGGCAGCGCCAACGCCCGGCTGATGACCGGTCAGCAGCTCGCCGGCGGCTTCCTGGCCGGCCCGTTCGTACCGCTGTTGCTCGCCGCCGGGGCCGCCGTGCCGTTCGTCGCCGACGCCGCCACCTATCTGCTGGCCGCCGCGCTCGTGGCGTCCCTCCGGATCGCGGCGCCCGAGCGGGCGCCCCGGCCGGCCGGAAGCACCCTGCGGGCGGAGGCCGCCGAGGGACTGCGCGCCCTGTGGCGCGACCGGGTGCTGCGTGCCGTCTGTACGGCCACGCTGCTGTGCAACATCGGCATGGGCGCCCTGATCGCCACGCTGGTACTGCACGTGACCGGCTGGCTGCACGCGGGAAACGCGGGCTTCGCCGCCGCGATGACGGCCTACTCGGCCGGAAGCCTGGCCGGCGGAGTACTGCTGGCACAGCGAGTCGCACGCCGGTTCGGACGCGTCCGCGGCCTGTTCCTGGGCGGAAGCGTCCAGACGGCGTCCCTCCTGCTCATCGGTACCGTCCGCCAGCTGGGTGCCCTCCTGCTGGGCATGGCGCTGCTCGGAGTGATGGGCATGGTGTGGAACGTCAACCAGGTCACGCTGATGCAGCAGCGCAGCCCCAGGGCCCTGGTCGGCCGCATCAGCGCCGCCTTCCGCACCGCCTCCACCTCCGGAGCCCCGGTCGGCGCCCTGCTCGGCGGCGCGGTCGCCGCGGCGTACGGGCTGAACGGGCCCGCCTTGTTCGCGGCCGCGCTCTTCGCACTCGCCGTCGCTTCGCTGATACCCGCGCTCAAGCCGGACGTATCTGTTGTTGAGCCGGACGACGGCGTGACGACAGCTCACGTCAAGCCCTGA